Genomic window (Deltaproteobacteria bacterium):
CTTCCAAGATTTAAAAGCCCCTCAAGATCAAAAGAGTAGGCTTCTGCCCGCTTAGATGCCGCATCTAATACCATATCAATTCCGGTCATGTCGTCTATGGATCGCGCGACCTCAACACCAAGAATCTGGCTAAATTCTGCAATTGTCGGAAATGAAACTAACAAAAGCGCAACGATAATTAAACGCTTCAGACGAACTATCACTGCACCACTAATTCCTAAATCAGAAGTGTATCCTAGCGCTACTGAAACTAGAAAAAGTGGTAACAGCATTTGCCAGCTCAAGTGACTTGTGTGTTCATATATTTGCCGTGCCACTGGCAATAGTTTTTCATATTCTTCGATAGCTGGTATTGAATAACTCATAAATTTTTCCTAACTCTAAGAACCAATTCTGAAAATTGAGAATTTTTCTGACTTAAATTAGTTGAAAAAGATTTGAACGAGCCACCACGAGTAGCTACAGACCTTGTTTCCCGTTCATTTCCTTCCGCTAACATCTGAGCCAGTAAACTGGTGATGTGGCTTTGAATGACCTGAGACTGCGATTCTAAGGCAATCAAGGTTCCGACTCCTGATGCGGTAAGCTTTTGCGCTACCCCAGGAGAAGCGTCAGCTCCCCTTCGTTCCATTTCTTTGCCGGACTTAAATGTCGTGGCCGTTTCTGGACCCACGCGCGCCACAAGATTCATTGCGCGAGAAAGTTCATGCTCAATTTGATCATATTTTTCAGATCGGTATTCTTTGGGAATGGTATGGTAAACAATCCTCAGCCGATTCAATGCCTCTCGTGGATCTTTCCATTTTTCCCATTCCGATGGTTGAACAACTTCTGCAATTGTCTTTATTCTATTTATACGGTCTTTGATTCCCCTCATTTCATCGTTCATAATCTGACTTTGGCGCTGAAGCTCATACATGGTATGTAAGGTGTTAGCAACGATCTGTACCAGCAAAGGCAAATCTCCGCCAAAAAAATCTGCCTTTGCAGAAAATGGCGCAATCCAAAATACGGCGATTAAAATTAACTTTTTCAATTTTCTTCCTTTCGTATGGAGATATTTTCGGTATTGGCCAGTTTGTAAAACTCAGGTGTCGGATATAGACGAAATATCTGACTCATGGTTGGACTGAGTGCGAAGAACTCTGAATACACTGGTTTTTTAGATGTCACAGATAAGGCTCTAGAAATATCAGAGTCCGGTAAATCAAATGTTTGCTTCAAGAATTCAGCGGCAGCTCCATTCTGGAGAAATATTTTCGTGAAACTATTTGTGAAAATCATTTTCGCAAAGGCTTCGTCACCATAGTCAGCCAAGTTCTGAGTAATGGAAACAATACCAGCTCTATATTTTCGAAGCGTTCGGTACATTTCTTCTAAGAAACTTTTGCTTTGCGCGAAGAATCTCCACACTTCATCAAATACTATGAGTGTTCGAGAATAGGTTCCCTTAAGAAGATCACCCCACAGGAGTTCCGACAATAAAAGAATTGTTGTTCGCTGCAAAACGGGATCGGCATCCAGCTCCTTGAAATCAAATGCGTTTACCTGAGCGCCGATCATGCTTTGCAAATCTTCACGGATGGGAACATCATCAAGTGCTAGATGCGGTTTTAACCAGTGAGCAATATCTTGATAAAATCGCTCGGGCTTTTCACTACCAAGCCTCACTAGCTCGGAGATTTTCAGGTTTGTGCCTTCTAAATGTCGAAGCAAGTCGTCGATGGCCACTCGATGTGAATGGGTGATATGACTTCCCGACCCGCATAGAGTTTCGATGAAAGTTCTATAAAAACCTGTTCCATTTACTGGGCGTAACCGCAAAAAACTTGCGAGCAGTCCGTGCGCTTCTTCCACCGTCAATAATTGGCTAACTCCACCGTTGGCTTCAATGATTCGTCGATATGATCCACCAATATCAAAAATACAAAGCCTTGTTAGCGGCTCGTCTTTAAGTACTGAAGACAGAATTGCATTCATCAAAAAGCTTTTTCCTGACCCCGATGCCCCACAGATAAAAGAGTTGAAATTCAAATTTTCTTTCGAAAATAAATTTAAATGCGAAACCTCATTACTCCGTGACCGCAGCGCCAGAGAAGAACTATCATTAGAACGGGAAAAATCATGTAGCAGTGGCAAAACATGAGCTAAATTTTCAGAAAGAATTGGTAACTTTCTAATCCCAAGTGTTTTGCCGCCAGGTAAGTGGCTAGCTATCACCGGAAGCGTACCAAGTCCTTCTGGATACAGTCCGGCATTTCCAATGCCGGAAACCAATCGTTCAAAATCATTCGCTAGATCTTGAGTCTCTTGTTCAGTTCCTGAAACAGTTAAGCCGATTGAAATTTCAAAAAGCGTTTCCTTTGAAACTAGAATTCGCTCTAGGGTTTCTTCGGAAGAACTTAGAACAGAATTTGACTCAATATTTTTGACTTCAAGCGAACTCGTTACAGAAAGCGCATGACTTACTCGACGTTTGGCTTCTAGTTGTCGTTTAATCTTCTTTCTATCTGGGATCTGAATTTTGATCGACAAAGTAAAAGGCGATAAACATTCAAACACTGGTTGCAGACAACCTTTCCATGTTACCTGCGGAAGTTCAGTCAATGAAAGTACTCTAACAGTGCATTTATCTGCACGGATACAATCTTTCTCCCAGACAACATCTGGTAAATTACTTTTTTCAATTTTCTTACCGAAAATTGTTGAAAGATATGACTTCCACGTGTCTTCGGAAAGTAATCGTGAACTCAGTTTCAATTCATTAAGGACTGCTTGAAAATGCGAATAACTTTCTTCCTTCTTAACTTTTTCAAAAACAAGTACAGTCGTCTTGAGTCCTGTAATTTCATGCTCCTCTCGAGTGCGAAACAAAACAATCTGAACATCAAATGAATTTGGAAGTCTTGATAACAGCTCGGACAATTTTTGAAAAAATGAATCCGAGCTAGTTCCTTCTAAATTTTCTTCAAATAGCCCAAGAGAAAGAGGCTCCATTTCAAAAGATTTAAAAATAGAGCCATCGCTAGATTCAACGATTCCATCGGAAACCCATTTCGCCTGAATGATTGCTTTAGTTAACGAGTATTTTCTCATTTTATTTTTCCTGTTTTTTTAAACTTCTGCCCGCGTGCCCCAAGTAAATATGCGGTTCGATAACAAATCTCATTAGCAATTCAAGATGGCCATTTTTTTGACCATGTGAAATGAATCGAAGTATTGCTAAAGTTCCAAGCCCAAGCCCCCAAGATAAAAACAAAGGGGCTTTCATAATATTAAGAATGACATTGGAGCCAGCAAGAACAGAAAAAGCCGTCACAATGTGACTGACTTCAAATCCCCAAAGTTGTGACCTGTTCATATTACTTGTGGGACAGTTCTTCATCGAACCACCCGCTGAATTAAATCAACAATACTTTGTGCACCAAAAAGAATTGTCGCACCCGTAACCGCATAGACCAAGTGTTGCTTGGCGTTTATATTTCCTGTGAAAAAACTGAATGCCGCAAATCCAAGCCCTAGCACTGCAAAGATTGGTAAAATAGAACCAAGAAGAACATTTTTTAGTCCCATCAATGATGACTCAACTGATGCATGTGCAAAAGGAGCTGCAATCATTATAAATATAATTAGTGCAAAATGTTTTTTACTCATGTGTTTTCTCCTCATTGTTTTGAAGTTGGATGACGTAACGCTGACTTGGCAACATATAGAGTTCAAAACTAAGTGAGCCTCCTGATTTGGATGCCCACGCACGCCCTACACGATTCCATGCCGTTTTCTTTTCTGGTGTTCCGTTTTGTTTAGTCTCGTACTCTTTAGCGACGAGGATGTCGTAAAAACCTATATTCATGTTTCCTCCTGAACTATTAGTAGCTCTGTAAATTCTGAATCTTGTTTCAGTGAAAGTTTGCCTATGGACCAAAGGTAAAAGTTGTAGCAATCGATTTTCATACGTTTAGATCAGACTGATTTGATGTCTGACCTAAGCGCGTTGAACATCGATTTTTTGGATACTGATAAGGAAATTCCAAACGATGCCATGACTTAAAACTACGATCTGAATCTGGCGAATAAGTACATTCCCAACAATGCGAATGCGTTGAAAGATGTTCGAGCGTGGGACAACCACATCGGGGACAATGACTGAAGTGCATACGATCTCCTTTCGGGCGCTGATCCATTCAGCGCGCTCCGTTCAGTCTTTTAGATTGCAATTTTATGGGCGTGGCTGTGCCAACTCGATGATGAGTTTTAAGTATTTGAAAATTTGAATTATTTAAAGAACAAGTCTCGAATCGTAGACTGTGAAACCCTTGCACAGTCTACGATGCGAGACTTTTTTTGAGATTCTCGATATAAGGTTTTCGTTCACACTAAATACCTTAATGGAATCAAATACCTTTTAAATGCAAGATATAAGCCTTATCAACACTTAACCGTTTAGACAAGAATTCGGATGCCTTAGCTAAATCCGACTTACCTGGAGTTGACCCCCAGTGAACCAAAACACTAACTTCAATTGTTTTATCACTTTTTTCTACATTCTTTTTACTAACAAACACACCGACTATTCTCGGAAAAACGACGTTCATCTCTTCGCTCACTTTTTTCGACAACGTGGCCAGATTCTTAAAACTATTTAGCTCAGCTTCGTTTTGTTTTAACTTGATTTGAAGTTCAGTTGATGCTCGTTCAGTCGTCGATAGCTTTTGTCCCATTTTCTTTTCCAGACTTTCAGAAAACGTAGACTGGCGAATTTCAATTGATTCAGGTGAAAGCGAATAGAATTTTGCTTTATCCTTCAAAATTATTAGTTCATCATCGTCGAGTGGTTCACCAAGAAGCGCCACTTTGATTTTAGGATTTTTGAAGTTGTAAACAATCTCGCTCTCAAGGACCAAAGATCTCTCAGAACGCAACTCTTGTGCAATGTATTTATTAGCCTGAGATTTGAAGAAACTTTCACGCTGTAAATACCATGCCATAAAAAAGCTAGGAATTAACACGACTATTCCGACGTAAGTGATCCAGCGATTAATTTTTTTACGATGTGCTGACTCCACATCGGTTGACTTGTAAAACCCGAGATAGCGAACAAATATAAATGTCGAAATGCTTATGAACACACTATTGATAACAAATAAATACAAAGCACCAAAGAAATAGCTAAAGTTTTGCGTCGCTAATCCAAACCCCGCAGTGCAAAGTGGCGGCATTAAGGCTGTTGCTATGGCAACACCAGGAATAGCATTACTTTTCTCTTTACGTGATATGGCAACAATTCCAGCAGCGCCGCCGAAAAATGCGATGAGAACATCAAAGAAACTTGGTCGAGTGCGCGCAAGTAATTCAGACTGCACTTCAGACAGGGGCGACAAAATAAAGTAAATCGTAGAAGCTACGATACTGATAAAAACGGCTGCAGCTAAATTCTTCGTCGATTTTTTTAATAAGGCGAAATCATAAACGCCTAACGCAAATCCAACACCGACAATTGGACCCATAAGTGGTGAAATCAACATGGCTCCAATAATGACTGCCGCTGAATTCAAGTTTAAACCGACTGAAGCAATTAAAATTGCAAACACGAGTGTCCAAGCATTTGCACTTTGAAACTCTACATTAGAGTTAATCAATTCGATTGTTCCAACTTTATCGGTGTCTGTTTTTAGATTGAAAAGACGCTTTAATAATTGAACTGCGCCTGTACCGTTGCTGTCGTGGATATTTTTATTTTCCTGCATAGACTGAAAATATAGCAATCACGTTGCGAGAAGTCATTAATTTTAAATTACGTTTTCGCCTTGATCTGGCAAATCTGATTCTCTTGATTGACGATTCAGCTCTGCAGCCTCTGCACGGACTTCTTCTAAAAGCGGAGATCTGTTTGTTACAGATTTATTAGTTTTCTCGGTCTTAGATTTCACGTTGCGTCCGATGGACAAGCCGTTTGTAAATACAATCTCTCGGTCAGGATCTGGAAAGCGAAACCCATTTGAAAGAAGAAGATTCTTCACTTCTAATAAGATGTGGCTTGATACTTTAAATATACTGACTTCTCGGGCATTGAGCCAAAAATAAACTCGCACATTTACTGCGGACCCAGCGAGAGCATCCACTAAAGCCCACGGTTCAGGATCTTTTAGAACAATATTGCTTTTTCCTAAAAGATCTAAGACGAGCGCTTGTGCTTCCTCTATTGAATCATTGTAATCAAGGCCAAAGACAAAATCGCAACGCATTTTCGGATTTGCCGTCATGTTCGTAACGTTGCTTTTATAAACTATACTATTGGGCATTAAAATATGGTTGCCAGCGAAATCAATAATCAAAGTTGAACGTGAAGTCACCTTTTGAACAATTCCTTCATATTCTCCAATCTTTACCCAATCGCTAGGACGAAATGGTTTTTTAATACTTAGAAGAATACTAGCGGCGTAATCTTCAAAACTATTTTTCAAACCCAAACCAAGTATTAGACCCAAAATGCCTGTCCCACCCAAAACGGTGAAAGCTAAACCCGCCAGACCTGAAATTCTTAATGCTAAATACAGACCTAATAAAAATATTGGTACAGACAGAATTTTGGATGTGGCGTTCAACAAGAGTGGACTTGGAATTTTTTTTACGAAGACTCGACGAAACCCATAGGAAGCCAGAAAAAACAGGAAAAATGAAATGGTAAGTACAAAAATGGCTGTTAAAATTGTTGGGAGGTGGCGCACAAGCGCTACGTTAAAAATATCAATCTCCTCCCGCGCTGGGGCAAGATCTAAGATCTGATTGGGGTGACTCTTGATTTGATTTTGAACGGCTACCACCCCGTCCATTCGATTTGCTAAATTATTAACCCATTCGATCTGTGAATCTTCGTCGACAAAACCCGACAAAATTGCAACTCCAGATATCACTTTCACCTTAACCTGATCGTATGATCCTACAGCGGATAGTATATCGGTCAAACGCTGTTGGATCTTTTTATCGGAGATGATTTCTTCGACAGCAATTGACTTAGGCTCAGCGACGACAGGCACAGATGAATTGTCTGCCAATGAAATTGAAGACGATAGAATAGTAATAAGTAACCAGCTTGAAACCAGATTCATTTTCATTTACCAAAACCTCTGTCACACGATTGATCGATACCTATCTTAAATTAACTTCAACTCCCAATCCCACATGACTTCATTAATGCAATAGTCAGTCCAAAAGTTGAATTAAATAAATTTTCGAATGAGATTTTGCTGAAAAGCTCGTTTAGTGACCTCATTTCCTGCCAACTAACTCGATGCGAATTGCAGAACTATGGATTTCTTCGTATCATTTTAACGCATATAAACATTTTAGTCTAAATGGGTGCAGGAGCTTCCTGTAGTTTTGGAAAGTAGGGTCGCCTTCCGATGGAGGATTACGCCTATGGAAGCTATCAATGTTGGCCTTTTGGGCTTCGGGAAAACCGGATCAATAGTAGCTAAAGAACTAGTCAATGATAAAAGCCTAAATTTAAAATGGGTTTGTCGTAGGAATATTGTACCTGGATTCGCGCATGCGAGTCATGCTGTTGGTCATGATGATAGTTTTGCACCATTTGTCGAAGCCAAACAATTCAGTCAAGAATTCCTACGGAAAAATCCTGTAGATTTTGTAATTGATTTCTCATCAAATACAGCTAGTGGACTATATGAGCTCATCGCCTCGAGTGGGGCAAAAATCGTGACTGCAATTTCAAAGTATGATCTATCAGAAATGGAAAAAATAAAGTCAGCCTCTGCCAAAACGGCAATTCTATACTCTCCCAACATTACTCTCGGAATAAACTGGCTAATTATTGCCTCAAAAGTTTTAAAAGGAATTATTCCCCATGCTGACATTGAAGTTGTAGAGGAACACTTTAGAGCAAAAAAGGAAGTTTCTGGTACAGCACTTAGAATTGCTGATCACCTCAATCTGACTGCAAAGGACCATGTAAATTCGATTCGAGTCGGTGGAATTGTTGGCAAACATGAAATTATATTTGGACTACCATACCAGACAATACGACTAACTCATGAAAGCATCAGTCGTGAAGCATTCGGTACGGGGGCCATTTTTGCAGCGAAATGGCTTTTGAATAAACCGAATGGAATGTATTCTATGGAACAACTTTTTCATGAAAAATTCATGAAGACAATTAAAGAGCTAGAATTTTAGCGAAAGCCCACATATGACAAACGAACTCATTATTCAATATACGGCGACGGTCTTTTTTGCATTGGCCATTCTTCATACATTTTCGGTTAAATTTTTTCAAAATTTATCTCACAAGTATGTCGAAGGATCTGTTGGAGAGAACCTCTTCCACTTGCTAGGCGAAGTTGAAGTTGTCTTTGGGATCTGGGCCGGACTATTTATCATTTTTTTCATGATGGTCTCTGGCGTTCCGCAAACAATTGGATACCTAGAGGGACGAAATTTTACTGAACCAATGTTTGTTTTTGTAATCATGGCTGTTTGCGCTTCACGGCCCATACTTGCTCTTAGCGAAAAAGTGATTCGGTTGGTCGGTAAAATTATTCCTATTGATAGCAATGTTGGGTTTTTCGCGGCCACATTAATAGTGGGACCGATCTTAGGTAGTTTCATTACAGAACCTGCTGCTATGACCGTTACGGCACTGATTCTTCTTAAGAATTTTTATCAGCGGGACATCTCTGAGAAGCTTAGATATGCAACAATTGGACTTTTATTCGTTAATATTTCCATAGGTGGAACCTTAACTCCGTATGCAGCACCGCCTGTTTTAATGGTCGCAGCTAAGTGGAACTGGGATTTAATGTTTATGCTTTCAAATTTTGGTTGGAAAGCTGTTCTTGCGATACTTGTGTCTACAATTATTGTGACCTATCGCTTTCGGAAAGAACTGACTACAATTGGAAAAGAAAAAAAAGTTGAAACTAAGACATTAAGAATTCCAGCTTGGGTCACCGTACTGCACATTTTTGTTCTTATTGCGATTGTTATGTCGTCTCATTATTTGGTA
Coding sequences:
- a CDS encoding TrbC/VirB2 family protein produces the protein MSKKHFALIIFIMIAAPFAHASVESSLMGLKNVLLGSILPIFAVLGLGFAAFSFFTGNINAKQHLVYAVTGATILFGAQSIVDLIQRVVR
- a CDS encoding TIGR00341 family protein, which produces MQENKNIHDSNGTGAVQLLKRLFNLKTDTDKVGTIELINSNVEFQSANAWTLVFAILIASVGLNLNSAAVIIGAMLISPLMGPIVGVGFALGVYDFALLKKSTKNLAAAVFISIVASTIYFILSPLSEVQSELLARTRPSFFDVLIAFFGGAAGIVAISRKEKSNAIPGVAIATALMPPLCTAGFGLATQNFSYFFGALYLFVINSVFISISTFIFVRYLGFYKSTDVESAHRKKINRWITYVGIVVLIPSFFMAWYLQRESFFKSQANKYIAQELRSERSLVLESEIVYNFKNPKIKVALLGEPLDDDELIILKDKAKFYSLSPESIEIRQSTFSESLEKKMGQKLSTTERASTELQIKLKQNEAELNSFKNLATLSKKVSEEMNVVFPRIVGVFVSKKNVEKSDKTIEVSVLVHWGSTPGKSDLAKASEFLSKRLSVDKAYILHLKGI
- a CDS encoding mechanosensitive ion channel encodes the protein MKMNLVSSWLLITILSSSISLADNSSVPVVAEPKSIAVEEIISDKKIQQRLTDILSAVGSYDQVKVKVISGVAILSGFVDEDSQIEWVNNLANRMDGVVAVQNQIKSHPNQILDLAPAREEIDIFNVALVRHLPTILTAIFVLTISFFLFFLASYGFRRVFVKKIPSPLLLNATSKILSVPIFLLGLYLALRISGLAGLAFTVLGGTGILGLILGLGLKNSFEDYAASILLSIKKPFRPSDWVKIGEYEGIVQKVTSRSTLIIDFAGNHILMPNSIVYKSNVTNMTANPKMRCDFVFGLDYNDSIEEAQALVLDLLGKSNIVLKDPEPWALVDALAGSAVNVRVYFWLNAREVSIFKVSSHILLEVKNLLLSNGFRFPDPDREIVFTNGLSIGRNVKSKTEKTNKSVTNRSPLLEEVRAEAAELNRQSRESDLPDQGENVI
- a CDS encoding dihydrodipicolinate reductase, which translates into the protein MEAINVGLLGFGKTGSIVAKELVNDKSLNLKWVCRRNIVPGFAHASHAVGHDDSFAPFVEAKQFSQEFLRKNPVDFVIDFSSNTASGLYELIASSGAKIVTAISKYDLSEMEKIKSASAKTAILYSPNITLGINWLIIASKVLKGIIPHADIEVVEEHFRAKKEVSGTALRIADHLNLTAKDHVNSIRVGGIVGKHEIIFGLPYQTIRLTHESISREAFGTGAIFAAKWLLNKPNGMYSMEQLFHEKFMKTIKELEF
- a CDS encoding putative Na+/H+ antiporter, producing the protein MTNELIIQYTATVFFALAILHTFSVKFFQNLSHKYVEGSVGENLFHLLGEVEVVFGIWAGLFIIFFMMVSGVPQTIGYLEGRNFTEPMFVFVIMAVCASRPILALSEKVIRLVGKIIPIDSNVGFFAATLIVGPILGSFITEPAAMTVTALILLKNFYQRDISEKLRYATIGLLFVNISIGGTLTPYAAPPVLMVAAKWNWDLMFMLSNFGWKAVLAILVSTIIVTYRFRKELTTIGKEKKVETKTLRIPAWVTVLHIFVLIAIVMSSHYLVLFTGIFLFFLGIASVTKEYQNELQIKESLLVGFFLAGLVVLGGYQSWWLEPILSRLTSLPLYLGSISLTAFTDNAAITYLGSQVSGLTDASKYALVAGSVVGGGLTVIANAPNPAGYSTLNSAFGPDGISPGLLFRSAIVPTIIAGLCFWFL